In Nostoc sp. UHCC 0926, a single genomic region encodes these proteins:
- the nifJ gene encoding pyruvate:ferredoxin (flavodoxin) oxidoreductase, producing MNKTFATIDGNEAVARVAYKLNEVIAIYPITPSSAMGEWADAWSAESRPNLWGTIPSVVQMQSEGGAAGAVHGALQTGSLSTTFTASQGLLLMIPNFYKIAGELTSAVVHVAARSLATHALSIFGDHSDVMAARATGFALLCSASVQESQDFALIAHAATLEARVSFMHFFDGFRTSHEVQKVKLLSDDDLRSLIHDHLILAHRSRALTPDRPVLRGTAQNPDVYFQGREGANPYYNACPEIVQRIMDEFGERTGRYYKIYEYYGANDASRVIVLMGSGCETVHETVDYLNARGEKLGVVKVRLYRPFDVQRFVAVLPTSVKAIAVLDRTKEAGSAGEPLYLDVVAAIHEAWGAGGENTLSFPKIVGGRYGLSSKEFTPAMVQGIFDNLAQVKPKNHFTIGINDDVSHTSLSYDPHFSTESDNVVRAMFYGLGADGTVGANKNSIKIIGEETDNYAQGYFVFDSKKSGSMTVSHLRFGKEPIRSTYLIDQANFIGCHHWGFLERIDILKAAIPGATLLLNSPYDADSVWENLPFKVQQQIIDKHLKLYTINASEVARESGMGGRINTIMQVCFFALAGVLPQEEAIAKIKQAIDKTYGKKGAEVVRMNLQAVDNTLDNLHKVDIPQTINNLKSQIQNPKLLDSAPEFVREVLGKIMVWEGDDLPVSTLPVDGTFPVGTAKWEKRNVAEEIPVWEPDVCIQCGKCVMVCPHSAIRAKAYQADELVNAPETFKSTGAKDKDFANQKFTIQVAPEDCTGCTICVNICPAKDKSEPLLKAINMAQQLPLQEQERKNWDFFLSLPNPDRRSLKLNQIRQQQLQEPLFEFSGACAGCGETPYLKLLTQLFGDRAVIANATGCSSIYGGNLPTTPWTTNAEGRGPAWSNNLFEDNAEFGFGFRLSLDKQAEFAAELLQQLGSEIDENLVYSILKAEQKSEADIWEQRERIELLQQRLDEILTLDPNRSTERSRSLKSKIQNLKSLANYLVRKSVWIVGGDGWAYDIDFGGIDHVIASGRNVNILVMDTEVYSNTGGQSSKATPRAAVAKYAASGKPAPKKDLGMIAMTYGNVYVASVALGARDEHTLKAFLEAEAYDGPSLIIAYSHCIAHGINMTTGMNHQKTLVESGRWLLYRHNPELLKQGKNPLQLDMRSPKQSVEDSMYQENRFKMLTKSKPDVAKHLLEQAQAEVDARWQMYQYLAKRETL from the coding sequence ATGAACAAAACCTTTGCAACCATCGATGGAAATGAGGCTGTCGCCCGTGTTGCTTACAAATTAAATGAAGTGATTGCCATTTATCCCATCACACCCTCTTCAGCAATGGGTGAATGGGCAGATGCTTGGTCAGCAGAAAGTCGTCCCAACCTCTGGGGTACTATTCCCAGTGTCGTGCAAATGCAGAGCGAGGGAGGAGCCGCCGGTGCTGTGCATGGAGCATTGCAAACAGGTTCCCTGAGTACCACCTTCACGGCATCTCAGGGATTATTGTTGATGATACCCAACTTCTACAAAATTGCTGGTGAACTGACTAGCGCCGTGGTTCACGTTGCAGCCCGTTCTTTGGCTACCCACGCTTTATCAATTTTTGGTGATCATAGCGATGTGATGGCAGCTCGTGCTACTGGTTTTGCTTTGCTGTGTTCCGCTTCTGTGCAGGAAAGTCAAGATTTTGCTCTCATTGCCCATGCTGCTACCTTAGAAGCGCGAGTATCGTTTATGCACTTCTTTGACGGGTTCCGCACTTCCCATGAAGTGCAGAAGGTCAAACTGCTCTCAGATGACGATTTGCGATCGCTCATCCACGATCACCTCATACTCGCCCACCGCAGCCGTGCCCTCACCCCAGATCGTCCAGTCTTGCGGGGGACTGCCCAAAACCCCGATGTCTACTTCCAAGGACGTGAAGGTGCTAACCCTTACTACAACGCTTGTCCAGAAATTGTCCAGCGGATCATGGATGAATTTGGAGAACGCACGGGAAGGTATTACAAAATCTATGAATATTACGGGGCCAACGATGCCTCGCGCGTTATCGTTCTTATGGGTTCAGGCTGTGAAACTGTCCATGAAACAGTAGATTACCTTAACGCCCGTGGTGAAAAACTTGGTGTAGTGAAAGTGCGACTTTACCGCCCCTTTGATGTCCAAAGGTTTGTTGCAGTATTGCCAACTAGTGTAAAAGCGATCGCAGTTCTTGACCGCACCAAAGAAGCAGGTAGCGCCGGGGAACCGTTGTATTTGGATGTTGTAGCTGCTATCCATGAGGCGTGGGGAGCAGGGGGAGAAAATACTCTCTCATTCCCTAAAATTGTGGGTGGTCGTTACGGTCTTTCTTCTAAGGAATTTACTCCGGCGATGGTGCAGGGCATTTTTGACAACCTTGCCCAAGTTAAACCAAAAAATCACTTTACTATTGGGATTAATGATGACGTTAGTCATACTTCTTTGAGCTATGACCCTCATTTCTCTACAGAATCGGATAATGTTGTCAGGGCAATGTTCTATGGGTTGGGTGCAGATGGCACTGTTGGGGCTAACAAAAACTCCATCAAGATTATTGGTGAAGAAACCGACAATTACGCCCAAGGCTACTTCGTCTTTGACTCCAAGAAATCTGGCTCAATGACTGTTTCTCACTTACGCTTTGGTAAAGAACCAATTCGCTCTACCTACCTAATTGACCAAGCCAACTTTATTGGTTGTCATCACTGGGGATTTCTAGAACGCATAGATATTTTGAAGGCTGCTATTCCTGGGGCAACTTTGCTGCTTAACAGTCCCTATGATGCAGATAGCGTTTGGGAAAATCTGCCGTTCAAAGTGCAGCAGCAAATTATCGATAAGCATTTGAAGTTATATACCATCAATGCTAGCGAGGTTGCCCGCGAAAGTGGCATGGGTGGGAGAATTAACACTATTATGCAGGTATGCTTCTTTGCCTTAGCGGGTGTCTTGCCACAGGAAGAAGCGATCGCTAAAATCAAACAAGCGATTGACAAGACTTATGGTAAAAAAGGCGCAGAAGTTGTCCGCATGAACTTGCAAGCTGTAGACAACACCCTAGACAACTTGCATAAAGTAGATATCCCACAGACAATCAACAATCTAAAATCTCAAATCCAAAATCCAAAATTGCTAGACTCCGCTCCCGAATTTGTCCGGGAAGTTCTGGGTAAAATCATGGTCTGGGAAGGTGATGACTTACCTGTTAGCACACTACCTGTTGATGGCACCTTTCCCGTAGGTACTGCCAAGTGGGAAAAACGTAACGTTGCCGAAGAGATACCTGTATGGGAGCCGGATGTCTGCATACAATGTGGTAAGTGCGTCATGGTTTGTCCGCACAGTGCCATCCGTGCAAAGGCTTATCAAGCGGATGAGTTAGTTAATGCACCAGAAACCTTCAAGTCAACTGGTGCAAAAGATAAAGACTTTGCCAATCAAAAATTTACCATTCAAGTTGCTCCAGAAGATTGCACAGGATGCACTATTTGTGTAAATATTTGCCCTGCTAAAGATAAATCTGAGCCATTGCTGAAAGCGATTAATATGGCGCAACAGTTGCCATTACAAGAGCAAGAGCGGAAAAACTGGGATTTCTTCTTGAGTTTACCCAATCCTGACAGGCGATCGCTAAAATTAAACCAGATTCGCCAACAACAACTGCAAGAACCTTTATTTGAATTCTCTGGTGCTTGTGCAGGTTGCGGTGAAACACCTTATTTGAAATTATTAACACAATTGTTTGGCGATCGCGCCGTCATCGCCAATGCTACAGGTTGTTCCTCAATCTATGGTGGTAACCTTCCCACAACTCCTTGGACAACAAACGCCGAAGGACGAGGCCCCGCGTGGTCTAATAATCTATTTGAAGATAACGCCGAATTCGGTTTTGGCTTCCGCCTTTCCCTCGACAAACAAGCTGAGTTTGCGGCGGAATTGTTGCAACAATTGGGGAGTGAAATAGATGAAAACCTTGTCTATTCCATCCTGAAAGCTGAACAAAAATCTGAAGCTGACATTTGGGAGCAGCGGGAAAGAATAGAACTGTTGCAGCAGAGATTAGATGAAATCCTAACTCTCGACCCCAATCGTTCGACTGAGCGTAGCCGAAGTCTAAAATCTAAAATCCAAAATCTCAAATCCCTTGCAAATTACTTGGTGAGAAAAAGCGTCTGGATTGTTGGCGGTGACGGTTGGGCTTATGACATAGACTTTGGCGGTATCGATCATGTAATCGCTAGTGGTCGAAATGTGAACATCTTAGTAATGGATACAGAAGTGTATTCTAATACAGGCGGTCAATCTTCTAAAGCCACGCCACGAGCAGCAGTTGCTAAATATGCCGCTAGTGGCAAGCCTGCACCTAAGAAAGACTTAGGGATGATTGCCATGACTTACGGAAATGTTTACGTAGCGAGTGTAGCGCTTGGTGCTAGAGATGAACATACTCTCAAAGCATTTCTGGAAGCAGAAGCTTATGATGGCCCATCACTGATTATTGCTTACAGTCATTGCATCGCCCACGGCATTAATATGACCACAGGGATGAATCATCAGAAAACTCTGGTAGAATCAGGTCGTTGGTTGCTGTATCGGCATAATCCAGAGTTGCTCAAACAGGGTAAAAATCCTTTGCAATTGGATATGCGATCGCCTAAGCAATCTGTAGAAGATTCCATGTATCAAGAAAATCGCTTCAAAATGCTCACCAAGAGCAAACCCGACGTTGCCAAGCACTTGTTAGAACAAGCGCAAGCTGAGGTTGATGCACGTTGGCAGATGTATCAATATCTCGCAAAGCGCGAGACTCTCTGA
- a CDS encoding glycosyltransferase family protein — MLFHGFYIFSTRPLIVSFLGSYPLLGGVVYEKSKITYQPLPKWFRPKHVLEHIPGWCGTPKQMLLRKIKATLHGIEGRTHHLMVNASDEEELRKRFLIRGAHFNQNFYINEYLYQVIEQPKLYDAIYTAQLNQSKRLGLAKNVDKLMVVSYGGDLHKFCPELKHADFNKDFIARTELAKKYNQSSVGLILSAVEGANLASSEYLLCGIPVVSTPSKGGRDEFFTPENSVIVAPESEKVAEAVQTLKQLAPDPKKIREQTLKKMNDWRLAYCTYIANLIEQEGGRKIQPDIMREKYFAAPNGIQSRYIKLEELHKYNWKDFQEFFSL, encoded by the coding sequence ATGTTATTTCACGGTTTTTATATTTTTAGTACTCGGCCGCTTATTGTTTCCTTTCTTGGAAGCTATCCTTTATTGGGGGGAGTGGTTTACGAAAAAAGCAAAATCACATATCAACCTCTACCTAAATGGTTTCGTCCCAAACACGTTTTAGAGCATATCCCTGGGTGGTGTGGAACACCTAAGCAAATGTTACTAAGAAAGATAAAGGCAACCCTACATGGCATTGAGGGAAGAACGCATCACTTAATGGTAAATGCGTCAGATGAAGAAGAATTGCGAAAACGTTTTTTAATTCGTGGAGCGCACTTCAACCAAAATTTTTATATTAATGAATATTTATATCAAGTTATCGAGCAACCAAAGCTTTATGATGCAATTTACACGGCACAACTCAATCAATCAAAGCGTCTTGGGCTGGCAAAAAACGTAGATAAATTGATGGTTGTATCCTATGGTGGTGACTTACATAAATTCTGTCCGGAATTGAAACATGCAGATTTCAACAAAGACTTTATTGCACGTACAGAGTTAGCAAAAAAGTATAATCAGTCCTCTGTCGGTTTGATTCTTTCAGCAGTCGAAGGAGCAAATCTAGCATCAAGCGAGTACTTACTATGCGGAATTCCTGTTGTCAGTACTCCAAGTAAAGGTGGACGAGATGAATTCTTTACTCCTGAGAACTCCGTTATTGTTGCTCCAGAGTCTGAGAAAGTTGCTGAAGCTGTGCAAACTTTAAAACAGTTAGCACCTGACCCAAAAAAGATTCGAGAACAAACTCTAAAAAAAATGAATGATTGGAGGTTAGCTTATTGCACTTATATCGCTAATCTTATTGAACAAGAAGGTGGTAGAAAAATACAACCAGATATCATGAGGGAAAAATACTTTGCTGCGCCGAATGGCATTCAATCTCGATATATCAAATTAGAAGAATTGCATAAATATAATTGGAAAGATTTTCAGGAGTTTTTTTCTCTATGA
- a CDS encoding glycosyltransferase family 4 protein: MQQRLGFLAAAPRISTHPDAEMSGPRSRVLGILKGFQTLEWKIETFIVGDKVSKKWSANGSGELISKGFFYTLAVDLMRIGLGVINSWRSYQELKNQVDWVYEYAATLQCLGWIFQRQGIPWILQAEALLFYEAKAERKALILYRLAQWMEIRAYRKCDVLACVSETLKEILIRDFGISSEKIVLIPNGVDIDFINPELHVPKRIFSGFTIGFIGSLYAWAGLDLLIETISELRAEGLDISLVVVGDGAMKSAWEKQSQELGISPYVAFIGRVSWLEVPQYIAGFDVGYSGQVQLQMGKMYLSPMKLYEYMAMAKPVIASAFEDAKRLICDRKTGFLFKPGDKNDLKRTLLEAYHQRETLAEMGQFACIEIVNHHSWAARVQNLVEGAEQILKKQRSHTH; encoded by the coding sequence ATGCAGCAACGGCTTGGTTTTTTAGCGGCAGCACCTCGGATTTCAACACATCCTGATGCAGAGATGTCTGGGCCCCGTTCCCGAGTTTTAGGAATCCTGAAGGGCTTTCAAACACTTGAGTGGAAAATCGAAACATTTATTGTCGGAGATAAAGTTTCAAAAAAATGGTCGGCGAATGGTTCTGGTGAATTAATCAGCAAAGGATTTTTCTACACCTTAGCAGTAGATTTGATGCGTATCGGGCTTGGTGTCATTAACTCGTGGAGAAGCTACCAAGAACTTAAAAATCAAGTTGATTGGGTGTATGAGTACGCTGCGACTTTGCAATGTCTGGGCTGGATATTCCAACGTCAGGGAATACCTTGGATTTTGCAAGCTGAAGCATTACTTTTTTATGAAGCAAAGGCAGAGCGAAAAGCATTGATTTTGTATAGATTAGCTCAATGGATGGAAATCAGAGCATATCGAAAATGCGATGTTTTAGCCTGTGTAAGTGAAACTTTAAAAGAAATTTTAATCCGGGATTTTGGAATTTCAAGTGAAAAAATTGTCTTGATACCAAACGGAGTTGATATTGATTTTATTAATCCTGAACTACATGTCCCCAAGCGAATATTTTCAGGTTTTACTATAGGTTTTATAGGTAGTTTATATGCTTGGGCTGGTTTAGACTTATTAATAGAAACAATATCTGAATTACGAGCCGAAGGCTTAGACATTTCGCTGGTAGTAGTAGGCGATGGGGCAATGAAATCTGCTTGGGAAAAGCAGAGTCAAGAATTAGGTATTTCGCCTTATGTAGCTTTTATAGGTCGAGTTTCTTGGCTAGAAGTACCCCAGTATATCGCTGGTTTTGATGTTGGTTACTCTGGGCAAGTTCAACTACAAATGGGAAAAATGTATCTCTCACCTATGAAACTTTATGAATACATGGCAATGGCTAAACCAGTCATAGCATCAGCTTTTGAAGATGCTAAACGGTTGATTTGCGATCGCAAAACAGGTTTCCTATTTAAACCAGGTGATAAAAATGATTTAAAACGTACCTTATTGGAAGCTTATCATCAAAGAGAAACACTGGCAGAAATGGGACAATTTGCTTGCATTGAGATAGTAAATCATCACAGTTGGGCTGCTAGGGTACAGAACTTAGTTGAAGGTGCTGAACAAATTTTAAAAAAACAGCGATCGCATACTCACTAG
- a CDS encoding WecB/TagA/CpsF family glycosyltransferase has product MIRTSSYKLLGVQVDALSIPELNLLIEESIEQNQKLIIANHNLHSLYLFHNDPTMQAFYAKAEYIHIDGMPLLFIGKLLGFPMKREQRVTYADWVWPLMAEAADKGWRVFYLGSKPGVAEQGASILRQRFPGLQISCAHGYIDMDKDSQENLATLAAINAYKPHVLMVGMGMPRQEYWISKNLEHIHTNTILTSGACMDYVAGAIPTPPRWMGKVGLEWSYRLLCEPKRLWRRYLLEPWFVSTLFLREIWSISSKQKRNKKPRKFDAASQRNGIRLNH; this is encoded by the coding sequence ATGATCCGGACTTCATCTTATAAACTTCTTGGTGTTCAAGTGGATGCCCTTTCTATCCCTGAGTTAAATTTGTTGATTGAAGAATCTATTGAGCAAAATCAGAAATTGATTATTGCTAATCACAACTTGCATAGTCTTTATCTCTTCCATAATGATCCAACAATGCAAGCTTTTTATGCCAAGGCAGAATATATCCACATTGATGGTATGCCTCTATTGTTTATTGGAAAGCTGTTGGGTTTTCCAATGAAACGAGAACAAAGAGTAACCTATGCTGACTGGGTATGGCCTCTGATGGCAGAAGCAGCTGATAAAGGCTGGCGTGTATTTTATTTAGGTTCAAAGCCAGGAGTTGCTGAACAAGGAGCAAGTATTTTGCGCCAGAGATTTCCTGGTTTACAGATTTCTTGCGCTCATGGCTACATTGATATGGATAAAGATAGTCAAGAAAATCTTGCCACTCTGGCTGCAATTAATGCTTACAAACCCCATGTATTAATGGTGGGGATGGGTATGCCACGCCAAGAGTATTGGATTTCCAAAAATCTTGAACATATTCACACCAACACTATTTTGACTAGTGGAGCCTGCATGGACTATGTAGCAGGAGCAATACCCACTCCTCCTCGCTGGATGGGAAAGGTCGGTCTGGAATGGTCGTATCGCTTGTTATGTGAACCTAAAAGACTTTGGAGACGTTACTTACTTGAGCCTTGGTTTGTTAGCACATTATTTTTACGAGAAATTTGGAGTATCTCAAGTAAACAAAAAAGAAATAAGAAGCCAAGAAAATTTGACGCAGCCTCACAAAGAAATGGTATAAGGCTTAATCATTAA
- a CDS encoding glycosyltransferase family 4 protein, producing MKVLHISTNDISGGAARAAYRLHTGLEDIGLESQMLVQEKYSNDKTVIAPKIRLFQGIAKAKLTIESLPLKLYPQKKKTPFFIQWLPDRVIPKVAQINPDIINLHWISAGFMQIETFPKLKRPLVWTLHDMWGFTGGCHVTGECDRYKVSCGACPQLNSGKEWDFSRWVWQRKVKAWKNLNLTLVSPSHWLAQCAHSSSLFQNLRVEVIPHGLDTQKYRPINQHFAREALNLPQDKKLMLFGAIEATSDRNKGFHLLQPALQELSKSGWKDDLEVAIFGASQPDNPPDLGLKIHYLGHLHDDISLATVYSAADVMLVPSLQESFGQTASESLACGTPVVAFNSTGLKDIVDHQQNGYLAKPYEVEDFAKGITWVLENEQRLHKLSFYAREKAEQEFTLELQARRYLALFQEILITTNKSSFIN from the coding sequence ACTAGAGTCACAAATGTTAGTTCAGGAAAAATATAGTAATGATAAAACAGTAATTGCACCTAAGATTAGACTCTTTCAAGGCATCGCTAAGGCAAAGTTGACAATTGAAAGTTTACCATTAAAGCTTTATCCTCAAAAGAAAAAGACTCCATTTTTTATTCAATGGTTGCCAGATAGAGTTATTCCTAAAGTTGCTCAGATTAATCCAGACATAATTAATTTGCATTGGATTAGTGCAGGTTTTATGCAGATAGAAACATTCCCTAAACTGAAGCGTCCTCTAGTTTGGACTCTCCATGACATGTGGGGGTTTACTGGCGGGTGTCACGTTACTGGAGAATGCGATCGCTATAAAGTATCCTGTGGAGCTTGTCCTCAACTGAACAGTGGTAAAGAATGGGATTTCTCCCGTTGGGTATGGCAACGCAAAGTAAAAGCTTGGAAAAATTTGAATTTAACTTTAGTTTCACCAAGTCATTGGTTAGCGCAGTGCGCTCATTCCAGTTCTTTGTTTCAGAATTTGCGAGTTGAGGTAATTCCCCACGGACTGGATACTCAAAAATATCGACCTATTAATCAACATTTTGCACGAGAAGCACTCAATCTACCCCAAGATAAGAAGCTGATGCTGTTTGGAGCGATAGAAGCAACAAGCGATAGAAATAAAGGATTTCATTTGTTGCAACCAGCTCTACAAGAATTGAGTAAATCTGGCTGGAAGGATGACTTGGAAGTTGCCATTTTTGGGGCATCTCAACCCGATAATCCACCTGATTTGGGCTTAAAAATACACTATTTGGGACACTTACACGATGATATATCTTTAGCAACTGTTTACTCAGCAGCTGATGTGATGCTTGTACCGTCTCTTCAAGAATCTTTTGGACAAACAGCTTCTGAATCACTCGCTTGTGGTACTCCAGTTGTTGCGTTTAATTCTACTGGCTTAAAAGATATTGTTGATCATCAGCAGAACGGGTATTTGGCTAAACCTTATGAAGTTGAGGATTTTGCCAAAGGAATTACCTGGGTACTTGAAAATGAGCAGAGGCTGCACAAGCTGTCATTCTATGCTCGTGAGAAAGCTGAACAAGAATTCACTCTGGAACTTCAAGCACGTCGTTATTTAGCTTTGTTTCAGGAAATATTGATTACAACAAATAAATCTTCATTCATTAATTAA
- a CDS encoding glycosyltransferase family 2 protein, whose protein sequence is MRQPQLAVIMTCFNRRETTLNCLRALAQQTKSFDVYLTDDGSYDGTSKAVRAFYPQVQILQGNGNLFWVGGMRLAFAEAMQKDYDYYLWLNDDTILESNTLERLLTLHQQLLESVRENSILVGTTQDSITREASYGGAVKSRKWYSNKYEFLGSTQLFQKCDTMFGNCVLIPRAVVKKVGNLDAAFIHSLGDLDYGLRARKNGCSIWVVPGYVGTCGKNSIRNSWVDTKLSVLERLRKVIQVKAFPLKPWTEFCRRHSGFFWIIYWCLPYMRAIIGYKNLAASPTFVEEIPQSSSQP, encoded by the coding sequence ATGAGGCAACCACAGTTAGCAGTAATAATGACTTGTTTTAACAGGCGTGAGACAACTCTGAATTGTCTGCGTGCCTTAGCTCAACAAACAAAGTCTTTTGATGTTTACTTAACTGATGATGGAAGTTATGACGGTACTTCAAAGGCAGTGAGAGCTTTTTATCCACAAGTCCAGATTCTTCAAGGCAATGGGAATCTATTCTGGGTGGGAGGAATGAGACTAGCGTTTGCTGAAGCAATGCAAAAAGATTATGACTATTATCTCTGGTTGAATGACGACACAATACTAGAATCAAACACCCTAGAACGTCTATTGACGCTTCATCAACAATTATTAGAATCTGTTCGAGAAAATTCAATATTAGTTGGTACGACTCAAGATTCAATAACAAGAGAAGCTTCATATGGCGGTGCAGTGAAATCTCGCAAATGGTACTCTAATAAATATGAATTTTTAGGCTCAACTCAGCTTTTTCAAAAATGTGACACGATGTTTGGTAACTGCGTGCTAATTCCTCGTGCGGTTGTAAAAAAAGTAGGGAATCTTGATGCAGCATTTATCCACAGTTTAGGAGACCTAGATTATGGTTTGAGAGCAAGGAAGAATGGTTGCTCGATATGGGTTGTACCTGGATATGTCGGAACCTGTGGTAAAAACTCAATCCGTAACAGTTGGGTAGATACAAAATTATCTGTTTTAGAACGCTTAAGAAAGGTAATTCAAGTCAAAGCATTTCCGCTCAAACCTTGGACTGAATTCTGTCGTCGCCACTCCGGGTTTTTCTGGATAATTTATTGGTGTTTACCTTATATGCGAGCCATTATTGGTTACAAAAACTTGGCTGCATCTCCCACATTTGTAGAAGAAATTCCACAGAGTAGTTCGCAACCTTAA
- a CDS encoding endo-1,4-beta-xylanase has product MPYRRKFLTRAGYTTLSALLTMGFLQKDKQREDQSTNSIAANNLIKNVNSPLRQLAAAKGKRYGTAIDGDFLRKEKDYADLIARECSIATPNGELKWAGTEPEPGKFTFESADAIANFCQKHNMTMHGHTLFWHLSKPDWVPYPPTLKMLERHVTGVMGHYRKSPVLKSWDIANEIIADTPDGTDNRYGLRRGVKPELIRDLFLIAAEVDRNKKFCLNDFGIEGATWKSDHYLKMVEYLKNNGVKLDWAGLQSHLWFSKNYPFDEKGFSSVLKRLKDLEVKPVITELDIIIDTPFPDSIEKLDQMIADSYKRFLELCFAGGVDTVITWGITDRHTWIRYPQWMPQKYKDNPEFQKFLRPLPFDENLKPKLARNAIAQAFQ; this is encoded by the coding sequence ATGCCTTATCGGAGAAAATTTTTAACAAGAGCAGGATACACTACCCTTTCTGCCTTATTGACTATGGGGTTTTTACAAAAGGATAAGCAAAGAGAAGACCAGAGCACGAATTCTATCGCAGCAAATAATCTAATTAAAAATGTAAATTCTCCACTTCGGCAATTAGCTGCCGCCAAAGGAAAGCGTTATGGCACAGCAATTGATGGTGACTTTTTGCGAAAAGAGAAGGATTACGCTGACCTGATTGCTCGTGAATGTTCGATTGCGACACCAAATGGTGAATTAAAATGGGCCGGCACTGAACCAGAGCCAGGAAAATTTACCTTTGAATCAGCAGATGCGATCGCCAATTTCTGCCAAAAGCATAATATGACAATGCATGGTCATACCCTTTTTTGGCACTTGTCAAAACCAGACTGGGTTCCTTACCCCCCTACTCTTAAAATGCTCGAACGCCATGTTACTGGTGTCATGGGGCATTATCGCAAAAGTCCGGTTTTAAAATCTTGGGATATTGCCAACGAAATTATCGCTGATACTCCAGATGGAACTGACAACCGCTATGGTTTGCGTAGAGGGGTAAAACCAGAATTGATTCGAGACTTATTTTTAATAGCAGCTGAAGTTGATAGAAATAAGAAATTTTGCCTAAATGATTTTGGCATTGAAGGCGCTACATGGAAATCAGACCATTATTTAAAAATGGTGGAATATCTAAAAAATAATGGGGTCAAACTTGACTGGGCAGGTCTGCAATCGCATCTATGGTTTTCTAAGAACTATCCTTTTGACGAGAAAGGATTTAGTAGCGTCTTAAAACGGTTAAAAGACCTGGAAGTTAAACCAGTAATCACTGAATTAGATATTATTATTGATACTCCATTTCCTGATAGTATTGAAAAGCTCGATCAAATGATAGCGGATAGTTACAAGCGATTTCTTGAGCTGTGCTTTGCAGGTGGAGTTGATACCGTGATTACATGGGGAATTACTGATCGTCACACCTGGATACGTTATCCTCAATGGATGCCACAAAAATACAAGGATAATCCAGAGTTCCAGAAATTTCTGCGTCCGCTTCCCTTCGATGAGAACCTCAAACCTAAACTTGCCCGCAACGCTATTGCCCAAGCTTTTCAGTAA